One window of Posidoniimonas polymericola genomic DNA carries:
- a CDS encoding RDD family protein has translation MPLTASQIDSHVQVVTPENIAFEYRVAGPFGRVMAYLIDTVIFALAILAISIVFGLVFSALDLGGVAELVIAVLAFILYWFYGGLFEALWNGQTPGKRMTGLRVVRTDGRPINAVQAVLRNVLRIADSLPIVFIPDFFFGEAPLVYQTYLLALVSMTLTRRNQRVGDLVCSTMVVAEDRSRFGKVPAPDEPELDKLLEAIPANFVPSRSLAKALSHYVGRRRYFGPARRQEIAKHVGDLLVARLRLPPDTDHDLLLCALYVRAFHKDDAGGDDDALIAPRVPIPAAAPVPVQPVGPTPSSTPSPPKPTSGAPFA, from the coding sequence GTGCCGCTGACCGCCAGCCAAATCGACTCGCACGTCCAGGTCGTGACGCCTGAGAATATTGCGTTCGAGTACCGCGTGGCGGGTCCGTTCGGGCGGGTCATGGCGTACCTGATCGACACCGTCATCTTCGCGCTGGCGATCCTGGCCATCTCGATCGTGTTCGGCCTAGTCTTCAGCGCGCTCGACCTGGGCGGCGTGGCCGAGCTGGTGATCGCGGTGCTGGCGTTCATCCTCTACTGGTTCTACGGCGGGCTGTTCGAGGCCCTCTGGAACGGCCAGACGCCCGGCAAGCGGATGACCGGGCTCCGCGTCGTGCGGACCGACGGGCGACCGATCAACGCCGTGCAGGCGGTGCTGAGGAACGTGCTGCGGATCGCCGACTCGCTGCCGATCGTGTTCATCCCCGACTTCTTCTTCGGCGAGGCGCCGCTCGTCTATCAAACCTACCTGCTGGCGTTGGTCTCGATGACGCTGACCCGCCGCAACCAGCGGGTCGGCGACCTGGTGTGCAGCACCATGGTGGTCGCCGAGGACCGCTCGCGGTTCGGCAAGGTGCCGGCGCCGGATGAGCCCGAGCTGGACAAGCTGCTCGAGGCCATCCCGGCCAATTTTGTGCCGAGCCGCTCGCTCGCCAAGGCGCTCTCGCACTACGTCGGCCGCCGCCGCTACTTCGGCCCGGCCCGCCGGCAGGAAATCGCCAAGCACGTCGGCGACCTGCTGGTCGCCCGACTGCGGCTGCCGCCCGACACCGACCACGACCTCCTGCTGTGCGCGCTGTACGTCAGGGCGTTCCACAAGGACGACGCCGGCGGAGACGACGATGCCTTGATCGCCCCTCGGGTCCCGATCCCGGCCGCGGCGCCGGTTCCCGTTCAGCCGGTCGGCCCCACCCCATCGTCCACCCCTTCCCCGCCGAAGCCGACCTCCGGGGCCCCGTTCGCATGA
- the tnpA gene encoding IS200/IS605 family transposase encodes MSRNYYSEINLHLVWHTKQSLPLLNPDVKKAAYAALESRIRATDGVYLHQVGGIENHVHVAVTIPPTLLISDWIGKLKGGSSHDVNQQSMNRDKQLQWQAGYGVVSFGKQARSPVNGAPQLMCAVYPGVNAGANTRNEAP; translated from the coding sequence ATGTCACGCAACTACTACAGCGAGATCAACCTGCACCTCGTTTGGCACACGAAACAGAGCCTGCCGCTATTGAATCCTGACGTGAAGAAGGCGGCCTACGCGGCTCTTGAGAGCCGCATTAGGGCAACCGACGGTGTCTACTTGCACCAGGTTGGCGGGATCGAGAACCACGTCCACGTGGCCGTGACTATCCCGCCGACGCTGCTCATCAGCGACTGGATAGGAAAGCTGAAGGGCGGTTCGTCGCACGATGTCAATCAGCAGTCCATGAATCGCGACAAGCAGCTCCAGTGGCAGGCTGGCTATGGGGTAGTCAGCTTCGGGAAGCAAGCGAGAAGCCCCGTAAACGGGGCTCCGCAGCTCATGTGCGCGGTTTACCCCGGCGTAAACGCCGGGGCTAATACAAGAAACGAAGCCCCGTGA